CTCTTCTTCTCCACTTtacttttcttcctttttttaaCGTGGCACCCAAATCAAATTTGAGCTGATGAATGCATCAGCCAGAAAGATGctcatttttgttttaaataaaataaaataaaaattctctCAAAATCAGATTTTTGTTATTTCATCCGAAAACCAGAACGTCGCCGTCTCCCTCGCCCAAATTGACTGCGGTAGCGGGGCTACGAACAAGATGTTTATGATTGAGTTAATTCTGCTATCACGAATCAATCTCTGTTTTGCTTTCCTGAATTCCTGTGTAATTAACCACTACCAGAGTTATGAATCACTTATTTGTCTTGTTTCTGCAACAGGCTTCATGGTTGAAGAATCTTAACTTTGCTCTGGTGTGCTATTCGTAATGACAAGTTCCTTGAGAAAGCTCGTGTCTTGCGTTATCCTTGATTTGGATGGAACCCTTCTTAATACAGGTGGGCGTTTATGTTTCTTTTCTAGAGAATCGTTTATATGAATGCCATTATAATAGTACTAAATTTCTGCAATGATCTAAACGGAAAGGAAAGTACTTTTactaatgtccttgtggagaaATAGAAGTAAGGCCAACTCATATACTTAGTATATCATCATAGAGTTACTGTATTAACTATCCTTGCTTTATGTTAACTTCTAGTTAAAAACCTCATTCAATGTGTGATGAACTTTATACGGCTTATTGCTTTTCATTGAGACTTATGCTGGCATGCGCTATGTCCTCCAATGTTACTTATGTAAAGTTTATTTATATCAGATGCCATTGTGCATGATGTCTTGAAGGCTTACTTGGTTAAGTATGGAAAGCAATGGGACGGAAGAAAATCTCATAGAATCGTAGGAAAGACACCCTATGAAGCTGCTACTGCTATTGTTGAAGATTATGAACTTCCCATAACTACAAATGAACTTTTATCACAACTTTCTCCAATATTCTCGGAAAAGTAATGTTGCCTGTCTTCTAGTTCCTCTGCTCTTTATATTATTGATGAAGTTGGTCATTATTAAGATCATGCATATCTTCTTACTTGGCTAACGATTCCGAATTCTTCTTTCTAAATTTTGAACTTGTGGGATGGCATATTAAATATTCTATATTTGAGGCATAAATGTTTTTCCTTGTTTCATCTTATTAACACCTACAGCGccttttttcatttctttgtttAGAAACTCATGCAGCAACATGGTCTTATAGAAGTATTTCTTTCTGGCAAATATCGGAGATTAGTTTCTTTTCTCTGTTTGTGTGAAGTGAGGAACTTAGTTTCCGTGTTTTCTTACCAAAACTTTGCAAAAATAAGGTTTAAGAAGAAGAGGCACGACTGCTTGATTTAGTAACTCATGCCATCTTTGCCGATGGAGATAATTTACTATAGGAACATGTTGGCATATGGAttcctttttctctcatttggTTTTCCCTGAAGTTATCAGTTATTATAGTATGTTTCAATTATGTTATTGGCAAGATGTACCTTCTTTCTTGGTGAGGACTGCCTGAAGATCACTCTTTATAATTCACTAATTGtttcttaaattttatattagatGGTGCAGCATCAAAGCGCAACCTGGTGCAAACAGGTTAATTAGCCATTTGAGGAGTCATGGTGTGTTGATGGGCTTGGCTTCAAATTCTTCGAAGGAAAATATCAAAACTAAGATTTCTTATCATCAAGGTACTTAGATGTGAAAATTCAATTAAAGAAGCTCGTTCTCTGTAAAGCTGTTTTCCTGCACCCAAATTACAGATGTGTAtgattttcatttgtttttcgtCTGGCATTCAAATCTTGTAGGTTGGAAAGAATCATTCTCTGTCATTATAGGTGGTGATGAAGTCACTTGTGCGAAGCCATCTCCTGAAATGTAAGATTGATTAAGATCGGCTTTATCATGGTACTTTGGATGCTTCTTTCACAAAAGAATGTAGTCATGCCCGTACGATTTTTTGGTTCGTTGTTGCAGATATCTTGAAGTTGCTAAGAGGCTAAAGGTGGATAGTCCCAGTTGTCTCGTCGTTGAAGATTCAGTGTAAGCATTAAATATTAATGAAGCATGTTGCAAATGCAATGGGTGGACAATAATACTTCTAGCAAGTTGAATTTTGAGATTTGTGGTACTTGGATATTTTCATATTGAATATGTTATTTTTCCCATGGAAAAACATATGCCTGCTAGCGAGATATGTGATTTCACAAAGATTTAAAGACTAGAACTAAGTTTCCAATGGTATTGACTACTTTGTGGAATGAGTTTCTTTTAGTTTTATTCATGTACACTTGTGAATCAACATTGCAACTTATGGAAAATTAAGAAATCACAATGCTATTTTATATGATAACTTCATGTATTATTCTAGGCCGGGTGTTGCTGCTGGTAAGGCAGCTGGAATGGAAGTGGTTGCTGTTCCATCGCTTCCTAAACAATCCCATATTTTCACCTCGGCAGATGAGGTGATCAACTCCCTCCTAGACTTGCGACCTGAAAAATGGGGCCTACCTGCGTTTGAAGATTGTGAGCTGCTATTTCCTGGCTTGGCTTGTTTTGTTACATTGTCTTTTTCCTCTACATATTGATTAAGCTATTGCTGCAGGGGTGGAAGCTACTTTACCAATAGAACCATGGTACATTGGTGGTCCTGTCATCAAGGGCTACGGCCGTGGTTCCAAGGTGCTCGGGATTCCTACAGGTTTCTTGATTTCCGAATCTCCATAAACGGCAGAACTCAAGAACGTATTCTTGTTATTTTGATTGGTCTAACAAACTTCGTCTTCTGCTGCTCTTCCAGCTAATTTGTCGACTGAAGGTTACTCAGATCTCCTCTCGGAACATCCTTCCGGTGTTTACTTTGGGTGGGCCGGACTAGCAACTCGAGGTGTTTACAAGATGGTAATGAGCATAGGTTGGAACCCTTACTTCAACAACACCGAGAAGACAATTGTGAGTCGTGCTCGTTTAGCTCTCTACTAACCTTACTCTGCGATCTGCATTTGCCCATTCCATTCTTATCCTATGAGATCATTACAGGAGCCATGGCTGCTTCATGATTTCAACCAAGACTTCTATGGTGAAGACCTGCGTCTTGCTATTGTCGGCTATATACGGCCTGAGGTATGTTACAGGATCACTGTTTCGCATGAAGAAAAACTGGTGCTTCTTTTATAGCCAACGTTGATGGCTTCGTTGTACAGGCCAACTTCTCCTCGCTCGAGAGCTTGGTAGCGAAGATCCACGAGGACGGGGAGATTGCTGCGAAAGCGCTTCAACTCCCTCAATATTCCAAGTACAGGGATGATCCATATTTGAAAGTGGTAGTTTCTGGTTAAATTCATCAGTTTATCAGAGGCTGAAACATGTAATGGAAGGATGGTTTAAAGTAACTCATTTTTATTGGGGGATTGTGATAAAAGAATAAATTGTTATCGTTTTAATTTCCTCTTCCAAGCCTTGATGGATAGTAATCTATCCATGGGAACTCTAAGTTCGTGCTTATTGAAATTATAATGAATTGTCAAGTAAACTTAACAAttcattataattaaaatagaattaaaTTATGGAAAAAGCGAAAAGGAATTAAagctaaaaaaattgaaatactaaatctataaaagaaaacaaagctACGTAAttgaaaagtaaaataaataaataaaagattaaaagtttTAGTCAAATAGTTTCGAATTGAATGGATTATTCTGAATACAAACTAATTTCGAGTAGAATACTCGAAtactattatttaaaatatataacaaaaaaaaatggaattgaATATTCGAATCGAATGCGATTAAttcgaataaaaaaaataatattcaaaAGATGTTGATATTAAATTTTAACAGTACTATTTAAATAGTTTCATGAatccaaataaaaaattaatgatattcCTTCGACTCATTTCGGAGGTGATTGGTataatggaatggaatggaatggaagTAGGAATGAAATGAGTGTGGGAAATGAATGACAAACATTCATATGTTTGGTATACACAAGGAATACCAAAGGAATGGAATTgtcattctttgtttaatttaatttctatgataattctaaaaaaaaaaaaaaaaatcaattcataTGATTGGTAGCTAGAAATAAAGTTTATGAattgaatgaaattattttattttattaaattacattttacaTCACTTTAAaggtataaaaattataaatataattgagtaGATAATAGTTTATTGATGTATTTCATGAAgaatatttgtaaaaatttaaattaaaatggtAATTTTGTGGATGTAATATATGTATTAGACTATTGCTTATTTaaagttgataatattttattttaaaaaatatatattttttattgaaaaaatattttgaataataataataataatgcatgTTTTATACAAATATGCATGTCAAAACTTAAATTTAGGGAGGTGTATTCGTTtaggattttaatagatttttaaaatcctgagattttaaaaatctacaaATTTCACACAGATTCTACATGTATTTTGAAATTCTAAATAGATTTTGAACAGATTTTGTAGGAATTTTGAcaagaatttgacgtgatttTTACGGATTTGAAATCTACCATCCCAGCGCTCGTTGGAATTAATTGAGCGCTGGGACTGctcccagcgaccgctggcctCGACGCTTCCATTCCACCACATGCAATCAGACTACAAAaccccaaaaaaataaaagtaaattaaagaaaatggtTAAGGTACAAATGGCCCCCTAAAcaagacacccctagagcgtatccCTCCTCATTCTCGATGTTGGCCCAAatctatctatacatatataaaagctggtccatccagccaaaaaaatttcccgcccttttactcaatttatttttggaaagttgACTAATTTataggatgatatatatatatatatatatatatatatatatatatttatttatattcttaattaaatgtaattaaatctacatttaattgaACGACATTTATTCCCATCATCtatatatgaaatttatatgtaaaattTGTAGATCacttatttcaattaaatcttttgtgagaaatattcatccaataaataaaattcaaaatataaatacatataaattgcatGGGATCTTGTAGTCATTTGCAAAAGTGAATATTCTTTTTGATTTACACGCAATTTTAGACTATAGATTGTTTTTGAATTta
The genomic region above belongs to Salvia miltiorrhiza cultivar Shanhuang (shh) chromosome 5, IMPLAD_Smil_shh, whole genome shotgun sequence and contains:
- the LOC130985659 gene encoding bifunctional riboflavin kinase/FMN phosphatase-like isoform X1, with the translated sequence MTSSLRKLVSCVILDLDGTLLNTDAIVHDVLKAYLVKYGKQWDGRKSHRIVGKTPYEAATAIVEDYELPITTNELLSQLSPIFSEKWCSIKAQPGANRLISHLRSHGVLMGLASNSSKENIKTKISYHQGWKESFSVIIGGDEVTCAKPSPEIYLEVAKRLKVDSPSCLVVEDSVPGVAAGKAAGMEVVAVPSLPKQSHIFTSADEVINSLLDLRPEKWGLPAFEDWVEATLPIEPWYIGGPVIKGYGRGSKVLGIPTANLSTEGYSDLLSEHPSGVYFGWAGLATRGVYKMVMSIGWNPYFNNTEKTIEPWLLHDFNQDFYGEDLRLAIVGYIRPEANFSSLESLVAKIHEDGEIAAKALQLPQYSKYRDDPYLKVVVSG
- the LOC130985659 gene encoding bifunctional riboflavin kinase/FMN phosphatase-like isoform X2, coding for MGLASNSSKENIKTKISYHQGWKESFSVIIGGDEVTCAKPSPEIYLEVAKRLKVDSPSCLVVEDSVPGVAAGKAAGMEVVAVPSLPKQSHIFTSADEVINSLLDLRPEKWGLPAFEDWVEATLPIEPWYIGGPVIKGYGRGSKVLGIPTANLSTEGYSDLLSEHPSGVYFGWAGLATRGVYKMVMSIGWNPYFNNTEKTIEPWLLHDFNQDFYGEDLRLAIVGYIRPEANFSSLESLVAKIHEDGEIAAKALQLPQYSKYRDDPYLKVVVSG